From a single Adhaeribacter swui genomic region:
- a CDS encoding NUDIX hydrolase has protein sequence MAPSEATEKWLAFAKRVQAIAQAGLTYAVNDYDTERYEELRAISVQILQELSGEEPQKIKNLFTNETGYQTPKVDVRAVVFQNNQILLVHEKLDNCWSMPGGWADVGYSPAEVAVKETREEAGLEVRPVRLLAVLDKKHHPHPPSPYHTYKIFILCKVIGGSLQQGMETQGVGFFDRNHLPELSLERNTESQVQFLFEYLDNPEKEAYFD, from the coding sequence ATGGCACCATCCGAAGCGACCGAAAAATGGCTGGCATTTGCCAAGCGTGTGCAGGCCATTGCCCAGGCCGGCTTAACCTACGCCGTAAACGACTACGACACCGAACGCTACGAAGAACTGCGCGCCATTAGCGTGCAGATCCTACAGGAACTTTCCGGCGAAGAACCGCAAAAAATTAAAAATTTATTTACCAACGAAACCGGTTATCAAACCCCAAAGGTAGATGTGCGCGCCGTGGTTTTCCAAAATAACCAAATCCTGCTGGTGCACGAAAAGCTCGATAATTGCTGGTCGATGCCCGGCGGCTGGGCCGATGTAGGCTACTCGCCGGCCGAAGTAGCGGTAAAAGAAACGCGGGAAGAAGCTGGTTTGGAGGTAAGGCCAGTTAGGTTGCTGGCGGTACTCGATAAAAAGCACCACCCGCATCCGCCCTCGCCGTACCACACCTACAAAATTTTTATTCTATGCAAAGTTATCGGGGGTTCGCTCCAACAAGGCATGGAAACGCAAGGTGTCGGCTTTTTCGACCGCAATCACTTACCGGAACTCTCGCTGGAGCGCAACACGGAGTCGCAGGTGCAGTTTCTTTTCGAGTATCTGGATAATCCGGAGAAAGAAGCGTATTTTGATTGA
- a CDS encoding TVP38/TMEM64 family protein, protein MSQPEAIIRTSKAPWIISGSFIGLLLACYFLWPAFQETINEAWQVLTSGDQERISRWVSQFGFWGPVFIIGFMVAQMFLVVVNVVALMVVAVLAYGPVWGSVISIGGIFVASTVGYLLGRGLGPATIGKFLGAKTQEKVAEQVERYGIWAVVLARISPIISNDAISIVAGIVRMPYGKFMLATAGGIIPLTLLIAYLGQNIDRLKTGLIVVSVVGVVALIAYYIYDRQRRKKQAKQD, encoded by the coding sequence TTGAGCCAGCCCGAAGCTATCATAAGAACCAGTAAAGCGCCCTGGATTATCTCGGGCAGTTTTATAGGATTACTACTGGCGTGTTATTTTTTATGGCCCGCCTTTCAGGAAACCATCAACGAAGCCTGGCAGGTATTAACCAGCGGCGATCAAGAACGCATTTCCAGGTGGGTGAGTCAGTTTGGCTTTTGGGGACCCGTGTTTATAATCGGGTTTATGGTAGCACAAATGTTTCTGGTGGTGGTAAACGTGGTAGCCTTAATGGTTGTAGCGGTATTGGCCTACGGACCGGTATGGGGTTCGGTCATTTCTATCGGGGGCATTTTTGTAGCTTCTACGGTGGGGTACTTGCTCGGTCGCGGCTTAGGTCCGGCTACCATTGGCAAATTTTTAGGCGCCAAAACCCAGGAGAAAGTAGCCGAACAGGTAGAGCGTTACGGCATATGGGCGGTAGTGCTGGCCCGTATCTCTCCTATTATCTCCAACGATGCCATTAGTATTGTAGCCGGTATTGTGCGAATGCCTTACGGTAAATTTATGCTGGCTACGGCTGGCGGCATTATTCCGCTTACTTTGCTTATTGCGTACCTAGGCCAAAACATTGACCGCTTAAAAACCGGGCTAATTGTGGTTTCGGTGGTTGGCGTTGTAGCTTTAATTGCTTATTACATTTACGATCGCCAGAGACGGAAAAAACAGGCAAAACAGGATTAA
- a CDS encoding ArsR/SmtB family transcription factor, which yields MRRDVFQAIADPTRRQIIYLVAHQTLNLNAVADNFNVSRPAISKHIKILRECGLIKIKKQGRERFCEAHLENLKQVSEWLEQYRLFWNNKLDALEQHIQKDENLKNP from the coding sequence ATGCGACGGGATGTGTTTCAGGCCATTGCCGACCCCACACGGCGGCAGATTATCTATTTGGTAGCGCACCAAACCTTAAACTTAAATGCTGTAGCCGATAACTTTAACGTAAGCCGGCCGGCTATTTCCAAGCATATCAAAATTTTAAGGGAGTGCGGGTTAATTAAAATTAAAAAACAAGGTCGCGAAAGATTTTGCGAAGCGCACCTGGAAAACTTAAAGCAAGTGTCGGAATGGCTGGAGCAATACCGTTTATTCTGGAACAACAAATTAGATGCTTTAGAACAGCACATACAGAAAGACGAAAATTTAAAAAATCCTTAA
- a CDS encoding SRPBCC family protein, with the protein MNQQPLVFERHFRVPPAKVWRAITDKDEMKNWYFDLEEFTPEVGFTFTFTGGPSPEKQYLHLCEVTEVVPESKLTYSWRYEGYAGNSFVTFELFPEENGTLLRLTHAGLESFPKENPDLAAHNFVEGWNSIVHDSLRTYLEPEAQLNAK; encoded by the coding sequence ATGAACCAACAACCCCTTGTTTTTGAGCGCCACTTCCGGGTGCCGCCGGCTAAAGTATGGCGGGCTATTACCGACAAAGACGAAATGAAAAACTGGTACTTTGATCTGGAAGAATTTACACCCGAAGTAGGTTTTACCTTTACATTTACAGGCGGCCCTAGTCCCGAAAAACAATACCTGCATCTGTGCGAAGTAACCGAAGTTGTTCCGGAAAGCAAGTTGACTTATAGCTGGCGCTACGAAGGTTATGCTGGTAACTCGTTTGTTACTTTTGAGTTGTTCCCGGAGGAAAACGGTACGCTGTTGCGATTAACGCATGCGGGCCTGGAATCTTTCCCGAAAGAAAATCCGGATTTGGCCGCTCACAACTTTGTCGAAGGTTGGAACAGCATTGTGCATGATTCTTTGCGCACGTATTTAGAACCTGAAGCTCAGCTAAATGCCAAGTAA
- a CDS encoding M48 family metalloprotease — MKKFWQKIALGLALTVPFLQLPDAARATGKVIASGTVMVANPVGARDIIKEIIDVVGLKPRFEVRESTEVPNAAAVIYNGKRYILYNPQFVASVNNAVKTDWAAVSILAHEIGHHLNGHTLIRGGSNPTDELEADEFSGFVLRKMGATLPQAQAAIAALTDESYSATHPGRSSRLTAISTGWQNANGQILASAKPSIKATPPVIAQVEDPKQPVTTKPVVRKQATAAGLDSRSILGKVTFEAAPREQFYVTTRYNLVRVTDDGIEVVGKLTRTNNSEVPFVFESDYFQSLYLTQEGTIVNRRGQRVGYVS, encoded by the coding sequence ATGAAAAAATTCTGGCAGAAAATAGCTTTAGGACTGGCGCTAACCGTGCCATTTTTACAGCTTCCGGATGCAGCCCGCGCAACGGGTAAAGTAATTGCTTCCGGTACTGTAATGGTGGCGAACCCGGTGGGAGCCCGCGATATTATAAAAGAAATTATTGACGTAGTTGGCTTAAAACCACGCTTTGAAGTGCGGGAATCTACGGAGGTACCCAACGCGGCGGCGGTTATTTACAACGGCAAACGCTATATACTATACAACCCGCAGTTTGTGGCTTCGGTAAACAATGCGGTTAAAACCGACTGGGCGGCGGTGAGCATTCTGGCGCACGAAATCGGGCATCATTTAAATGGCCATACTTTAATCCGGGGCGGCAGCAACCCCACCGATGAGTTAGAAGCCGATGAGTTTTCGGGATTTGTGCTCCGCAAAATGGGGGCTACTTTACCGCAAGCCCAAGCGGCTATTGCGGCCTTAACCGACGAAAGTTATTCGGCTACCCACCCCGGTCGTTCGTCGCGGTTAACGGCCATTAGCACCGGCTGGCAAAATGCCAATGGTCAAATTTTAGCTAGTGCAAAACCTAGTATTAAAGCTACACCACCCGTAATTGCGCAAGTTGAAGACCCGAAACAGCCGGTTACTACGAAGCCCGTTGTGCGCAAGCAAGCTACGGCTGCTGGCCTGGATAGCCGGTCTATTTTGGGGAAAGTTACTTTTGAGGCCGCTCCACGGGAACAGTTTTACGTGACGACGCGTTATAACCTCGTACGCGTTACCGACGACGGCATAGAAGTGGTTGGTAAACTTACCCGTACGAATAACTCCGAAGTACCTTTTGTTTTTGAAAGCGATTATTTTCAGTCGTTGTATTTAACCCAGGAGGGTACTATTGTAAACCGACGCGGACAACGGGTGGGTTACGTGAGTTAG
- a CDS encoding HAD family hydrolase, whose amino-acid sequence MKKELAVLFDMDGVICDTNPYHLKAWKKFAEKHQLNLEGKDLGHYIYGRTNRDALQLFIKDNAFANGNDFTSDQLTDLSEEKEALFRDIYRDHVELTGGLQNFLQELKDAGVPMALASNAPISNIDFILDATNTRTYFDAVVDATQVTKGKPDPEIYLRAAELLNVEPSNCIVMEDSTVGVEAGQKAEMKVVGITTTHSAEELSHTDLVIDSFTELGLNELKNLLLSGH is encoded by the coding sequence ATGAAGAAAGAATTAGCAGTATTATTTGATATGGACGGTGTTATCTGCGATACGAACCCGTACCACCTAAAAGCCTGGAAAAAGTTTGCGGAAAAGCACCAACTCAATTTAGAAGGCAAAGACTTGGGCCATTACATTTACGGCCGCACCAACCGCGACGCCCTGCAGTTGTTTATAAAAGATAATGCCTTCGCCAACGGCAACGATTTTACCAGCGATCAGCTAACTGATTTAAGCGAAGAAAAAGAAGCTTTGTTCCGGGATATTTACCGCGACCACGTAGAACTTACCGGTGGCTTGCAGAACTTTTTGCAAGAGTTAAAAGATGCTGGGGTGCCCATGGCCTTAGCTTCCAATGCGCCCATCAGCAACATCGATTTTATTCTGGATGCCACTAACACCCGTACTTATTTTGATGCCGTAGTAGATGCCACCCAGGTAACTAAAGGCAAACCCGATCCTGAGATTTACTTGCGAGCCGCTGAGCTGCTGAACGTAGAACCCAGCAATTGCATTGTAATGGAAGATTCTACCGTAGGCGTAGAAGCCGGGCAAAAAGCCGAAATGAAAGTAGTGGGCATTACCACTACGCACAGCGCTGAAGAGTTAAGCCACACCGATTTGGTCATTGATAGTTTCACGGAGTTAGGCCTAAACGAATTAAAAAACCTGTTGCTCAGCGGCCACTAA